A stretch of Campylobacter gracilis DNA encodes these proteins:
- a CDS encoding DMT family transporter: MKYNNFLLHHLSVYYMLVACFYYSLTGVFAKLLGAQISSLEVVLFRNLPGLLILLYKIKARPRTARFANKGGHPFTLAFRGIIGILGLMVFFYNVANISLGEAFTFQKTASIWTAIIAYFTLGEKFGAMGWFSVCLGFVGIVLVIQPQFGLQPSDIFGILSGLFAAMAFTSVRGLRKYYSSDTIILSALLAGTLMPVALMIAAEFIDAPALSFMLCKFKIPNAQGWLFAVLLGLLGLFYQTYVTKAYAATRKAGIVATISYADIIFSTLFGLLLGDALPGFMALGGMALIIAAGALVANRK; the protein is encoded by the coding sequence ATGAAATACAACAACTTCTTGCTGCACCATCTAAGCGTGTATTATATGCTGGTGGCGTGCTTTTACTACTCTCTTACGGGCGTTTTTGCCAAGCTTTTGGGCGCGCAAATTTCATCGCTTGAGGTCGTGCTCTTTCGCAATCTGCCCGGACTTTTGATCCTACTTTATAAAATTAAGGCTCGTCCTCGCACGGCGCGCTTCGCAAACAAGGGCGGTCATCCTTTTACGCTCGCGTTTCGCGGCATTATCGGGATTTTGGGGCTGATGGTATTTTTTTATAACGTCGCTAACATCAGCCTCGGCGAGGCATTTACCTTTCAAAAAACGGCGTCCATTTGGACGGCGATCATCGCATACTTTACCCTCGGCGAAAAATTCGGCGCGATGGGCTGGTTCTCGGTCTGCCTAGGCTTTGTGGGCATCGTTTTAGTAATTCAGCCGCAGTTTGGCTTGCAGCCGAGCGATATTTTTGGAATTTTAAGCGGATTATTCGCCGCGATGGCGTTTACCTCCGTGCGCGGGCTGCGCAAATACTATAGCTCCGATACGATCATCCTCTCTGCGCTTCTTGCCGGCACGCTGATGCCCGTAGCGCTTATGATCGCGGCAGAATTTATAGACGCGCCCGCGCTGAGCTTTATGCTTTGCAAATTTAAAATTCCAAACGCGCAGGGTTGGCTCTTTGCCGTGCTTTTGGGGCTGCTGGGGCTGTTTTATCAAACCTACGTCACCAAGGCCTACGCCGCGACGCGCAAAGCGGGCATAGTAGCTACGATCAGCTACGCCGACATCATCTTTTCGACGCTATTTGGGCTGCTGCTAGGCGACGCCTTGCCCGGTTTCATGGCGCTTGGAGGTATGGCGCTCATCATCGCCGCGGGCGCGCTCGTGGCGAACCGAAAGTAG
- a CDS encoding DMT family transporter, with product MKQKFYSAFWLKHLGVYYMLVASFYFALNGALAKVMAEHMSSAEIVFFRNVVGIGIVLFSLRRVKNLGPGGKPWLLAFRGFIGSCGILATFYNIAHIDLGTAFTFQKTAPIFTALFSAFFLGEKLSSRGWFAILLGFGGILLVVRPHIGISVTDAVGIFGGMCAGLAYTSVRELRKHYATNLIVLVFVSSATFLSAMMMAAGWALGDSEVKILGLFSGADLARLAYFNLPSLLGWVLVALLGVSGIYFQIYMTRAYAASRKAGIVAAISYSDILFSMALGIMLGDHLPGPIVLAGIAVVILSGILIARER from the coding sequence GTGAAGCAGAAATTTTACTCCGCGTTTTGGCTGAAACATCTGGGCGTTTATTATATGCTCGTAGCGAGCTTTTATTTCGCGCTAAACGGCGCGCTAGCCAAGGTCATGGCGGAGCATATGAGTAGCGCAGAGATCGTGTTTTTCCGCAACGTCGTAGGCATCGGCATCGTGCTGTTTTCGCTAAGGCGGGTAAAAAATCTGGGGCCAGGCGGCAAGCCGTGGCTGCTCGCGTTTCGCGGCTTTATCGGCAGCTGCGGTATCTTAGCGACTTTTTACAACATCGCCCACATCGATCTTGGCACCGCTTTTACCTTCCAAAAGACGGCGCCCATTTTCACCGCGCTATTTTCGGCGTTTTTCTTAGGCGAGAAGCTAAGCTCGCGCGGCTGGTTTGCGATACTGCTCGGTTTTGGCGGAATTTTACTCGTCGTGCGCCCGCACATCGGCATCAGCGTAACCGACGCAGTGGGAATTTTCGGCGGCATGTGCGCTGGGCTTGCATATACGAGCGTGCGCGAGCTCCGCAAACACTACGCCACAAACCTCATCGTGCTGGTTTTCGTCTCATCCGCTACCTTTCTAAGCGCGATGATGATGGCTGCAGGCTGGGCGCTCGGTGATAGCGAGGTTAAAATTTTAGGGCTTTTCAGCGGAGCGGATTTGGCCAGGCTTGCTTACTTTAATCTACCGAGCCTGCTCGGTTGGGTGCTCGTGGCGCTTCTGGGCGTCAGCGGTATCTACTTTCAAATTTACATGACGCGCGCCTACGCCGCTTCTCGCAAAGCGGGCATCGTCGCCGCGATCAGCTACAGCGACATCCTATTTAGCATGGCGCTAGGAATTATGCTAGGCGATCATCTGCCCGGTCCGATCGTGCTAGCAGGCATCGCGGTAGTAATTTTAAGCGGAATTCTAATCGCCCGCGAGCGCTAA
- a CDS encoding acyl-CoA dehydratase activase, with protein sequence MHFIGIDIGSTSSKVAVMDERGEFCELFLLPSGFSAVKVARQIKQALEQKGYGEGFVTATGYGRVSVEYAQLSMSEILCHGLGAHFLFEQDCTVIDVGGQDTKAIKIENGKPADFIMNDKCSAGTGKFLEISAGRLGLELSEIYKTARKNPAIKISSTCTVFAESEIVSLSANGAETSEIAYAIVDSSAHKVASLIKRLENQIYFLSGGLSNVPLFKQLLGEHLGAKIFTCENAIYCGAMGAALIGARKANEILKETR encoded by the coding sequence ATGCATTTTATCGGTATCGACATCGGCTCAACCTCGTCAAAGGTCGCCGTTATGGACGAACGCGGCGAATTTTGCGAGCTATTTTTGCTGCCAAGCGGCTTTAGCGCGGTCAAGGTCGCGCGCCAGATCAAGCAAGCCTTAGAGCAAAAAGGCTACGGCGAGGGCTTCGTGACGGCTACGGGCTACGGACGCGTTAGCGTAGAGTACGCGCAGCTTAGCATGAGCGAAATTTTATGCCACGGCCTTGGGGCACACTTTTTATTTGAGCAAGACTGCACCGTCATCGATGTGGGCGGGCAAGACACCAAAGCGATCAAAATAGAAAACGGCAAACCAGCGGATTTTATCATGAACGACAAATGCTCGGCAGGCACGGGTAAATTTTTAGAGATCAGTGCGGGCCGCTTGGGGCTTGAGCTTAGCGAAATTTACAAAACCGCCCGCAAAAATCCCGCGATTAAAATTAGCTCAACGTGCACTGTTTTTGCAGAAAGCGAGATCGTCTCGCTAAGCGCAAACGGAGCCGAAACTAGCGAGATCGCCTACGCCATCGTGGATTCCTCCGCGCACAAGGTCGCCTCTCTCATCAAACGGCTGGAAAATCAAATTTATTTTTTAAGCGGCGGACTTAGCAACGTGCCGCTCTTTAAGCAGCTTCTAGGCGAGCATCTGGGGGCTAAAATTTTTACTTGCGAAAACGCAATCTACTGCGGTGCGATGGGCGCTGCGCTTATCGGAGCACGCAAAGCAAACGAAATTTTAAAGGAGACGAGATGA
- a CDS encoding double-cubane-cluster-containing anaerobic reductase, which produces MKMDFDTLKKRNAMALHDLKEQGKHVVGMFCTYSPKELIYAAGAVPVGLCAYDESPIDAAHAELPRNLCPLIKASYSYAVTKKCPYMNASDLVIGETTCDGKKKMYELLAKHKDVHVLQLPNMAGGKSLELFTDELRKFRKVLEQKFNTKITDEALLDAVQIYNEERKVMMELLELGKLNPMPVAGSEIHQISFASDFIYDKREKLKMIRAYIAAAKKISPPKTRKKRIIITGCPSGGVYEKVIKQIEDLGADVVAFENCTGTKNFKNNVETQGDLVANIAERYLKIPCSVMYQNNARSEVIKNFVRDYAADGVIDVVLSGCHTYAIETNKIKEASREAGANYMSLETDYSKQDVGQIRTRLEAFIELL; this is translated from the coding sequence ATGAAGATGGATTTTGACACGCTTAAAAAGCGCAACGCAATGGCCCTACACGATCTAAAAGAGCAAGGCAAACACGTAGTGGGGATGTTTTGCACCTACTCTCCCAAGGAGCTCATTTACGCTGCGGGTGCCGTGCCAGTTGGGCTTTGCGCCTATGACGAGAGTCCGATAGATGCCGCTCATGCCGAGCTTCCGCGCAATCTTTGCCCACTAATCAAAGCAAGCTACAGCTACGCGGTTACGAAAAAATGCCCCTACATGAACGCCAGCGACCTCGTCATAGGCGAAACGACCTGTGACGGCAAGAAAAAGATGTATGAGCTGCTGGCAAAGCATAAGGACGTCCACGTGCTACAACTACCGAATATGGCTGGCGGCAAGAGCTTGGAGCTTTTTACCGACGAGCTTAGGAAATTTCGCAAAGTTTTGGAGCAAAAATTTAATACGAAAATCACGGATGAAGCGCTACTTGATGCGGTGCAAATTTACAACGAAGAGCGCAAGGTGATGATGGAGCTTTTAGAGCTTGGCAAACTAAATCCGATGCCGGTAGCGGGCAGCGAAATCCATCAAATTTCATTTGCGAGCGACTTCATATACGACAAACGCGAAAAGCTCAAAATGATACGCGCCTACATAGCCGCCGCAAAGAAGATATCGCCGCCGAAAACTCGCAAAAAGCGAATCATCATCACGGGCTGTCCCAGCGGCGGCGTGTATGAGAAGGTCATCAAGCAGATAGAAGATCTTGGCGCCGACGTCGTGGCGTTTGAAAACTGCACCGGCACGAAAAATTTTAAAAATAACGTAGAAACTCAGGGCGATTTGGTCGCAAATATCGCCGAGCGCTACCTTAAAATTCCGTGTTCGGTAATGTATCAAAATAACGCGCGCTCCGAGGTCATTAAAAATTTCGTGCGCGATTACGCCGCAGACGGCGTCATCGACGTCGTGCTAAGCGGCTGCCACACCTACGCGATCGAGACGAACAAGATCAAAGAGGCGAGCCGTGAAGCTGGAGCAAACTATATGTCGCTAGAGACTGATTATTCAAAACAAGACGTCGGGCAAATTCGCACGCGCTTGGAAGCGTTTATCGAGCTACTTTAA
- a CDS encoding substrate-binding domain-containing protein: MKFKEIDESRRGFLKGALAAAAIARPEAMLAGYTPFKPGSLQVWSCGGLSEAFNELNAIYESRTGHNIQYTGAFAGALGKSLLALQGKTEVFGARVLELSQKLRKAGLSLRFRPLCFTDYVLVVPKGNPAGIRDLKDLAEPGVRVMLPLRASPPGSGPVKGILKNSGLTGSVMKNMVANGSCVIQMMCDLVDGKGDASIIEKRLTTHDRFKDKIEYMPIDEKLIPPGPLTFTLNIMKYVKDEKLADDFSDFVCSVEGQEIFERHGFTSIHSARGLELIERFGVKDV, encoded by the coding sequence ATGAAATTTAAGGAGATAGACGAATCTCGTCGCGGCTTTTTAAAAGGAGCTTTGGCGGCAGCCGCCATCGCCAGACCGGAAGCGATGCTTGCTGGCTATACGCCGTTTAAGCCAGGTTCCCTGCAGGTTTGGTCGTGCGGAGGGCTGTCCGAAGCATTTAACGAGCTAAACGCCATTTATGAGTCAAGGACGGGGCATAATATCCAATACACCGGCGCCTTTGCGGGTGCGCTCGGAAAGTCGCTGCTAGCCTTGCAAGGCAAGACGGAGGTTTTCGGCGCTCGCGTTTTGGAGCTGTCTCAAAAACTGCGTAAGGCTGGCCTTAGCCTCCGCTTTAGACCGCTATGTTTTACCGACTACGTTTTAGTAGTGCCGAAGGGAAATCCCGCGGGCATTCGCGATCTGAAGGATCTAGCAGAGCCCGGCGTGCGAGTGATGCTGCCGCTAAGGGCATCACCTCCTGGTAGCGGGCCGGTAAAGGGAATTTTGAAAAATTCCGGTCTCACAGGGTCTGTTATGAAAAATATGGTCGCCAACGGCTCATGCGTCATCCAGATGATGTGCGATCTCGTAGATGGCAAGGGCGATGCGTCCATCATCGAAAAGCGCCTAACGACGCACGATAGGTTTAAAGACAAGATCGAATATATGCCTATCGACGAAAAACTCATCCCGCCCGGACCGCTTACCTTTACGCTAAATATCATGAAGTACGTAAAGGACGAGAAGCTAGCCGACGACTTCTCGGACTTCGTCTGTTCCGTGGAGGGGCAGGAAATTTTCGAGCGACACGGCTTTACCTCCATCCATTCGGCGCGCGGGCTCGAACTCATAGAAAGGTTTGGTGTAAAAGATGTTTAG